Proteins from a single region of Corylus avellana chromosome ca11, CavTom2PMs-1.0:
- the LOC132166592 gene encoding protein NEN4-like, translated as METYNSGKQSAAEIVFFDLETTVPNRTGKRFWVLEFGAIVVCPQKLVELESYSTLIRPKDLSVVPLRSGRFDGITRAAVANAPVLEEVADKIFSILNGRVWAGHNIQRFDCIRIKEAFADIGRPAPVPVGMIDSLGVLTDKFGRRAGNMKMATLASYFGLGQQKHRSLDDVRMNLEVLKHCATVLFLESSLPSVLQGKWQASPTIMTRSRSSIGKLACREEISNPRKSPPTSSAYQRAVPYTRGSLGKMMTERVRDILCKAQGKPLNNLILKHSHTLLR; from the exons ATGGAGACGTATAATTCTGGCAAACAAAGCGCAGCAGAGATTGTGTTCTTCGACTTGGAAACGACAGTGCCCAACAGAACTGGGAAACGTTTCTGGGTATTGGAGTTTGGAGCAATTGTCGTTTGCCCACAGAAACTTGTCGAGCTAGAGAGCTACAGCACGCTCATACGACCCAAGGATTTGTCTGTGGTGCCGTTGAGATCAGGAAGATTTGATGGGATAACAAGGGCAGCTGTCGCAAATGCGCCGGTTTTGGAGGAAGTTGCCGACAAGATATTCAGTATTCTGAATGGGAGAGTGTGGGCAGGCCACAACATCCAAAGATTCGATTGCATTCGTATTAAGGAGGCATTTGCTGATATTGGTCGGCCGGCACCGGTGCCGGTTGGGATGATTGATTCTTTAGGAGTCTTAACCGACAAGTTTGGGAGAAGAGCCGGTAATATGAAG ATGGCAACATTGGCTTCTTACTTTGGGCTTGGTCAGCAAAAGCACAG AAGCCTAGACGATGTTCGGATGAACTTGGAGGTCCTCAAGCATTGTGCAACAGTGCTCTTCTTG GAATCAAGTCTCCCCAGCGTACTACAGGGCAAATGGCAAGCATCTCCCACAATTATGACACGAAGTAGAAGTAGTATTGGAAAATTGGCATGCAGAGAAGAAATAAGTAACCCGCGGAAATCTCCACCAACTTCTTCTGCATATCAGAGAGCAGTTCCCTATACAAGAGGAAGCTTGGGAAAg ATGATGACAGAAAGAGTGAGGGATATCTTGTGTAAAGCTCAAGGAAAACCCCTTAACAACCTCATCCTCAAGCATTCTCATACGCTGCTCCGATGA
- the LOC132166449 gene encoding bifunctional aspartate aminotransferase and glutamate/aspartate-prephenate aminotransferase-like, whose product MVKAFRERRDFLVKSFGQLKGVKISEPRGAFYLFIDFSSYYGGEAEGFGKIENSESLCRYLLDKGQVALVPGDAFGDDSCIRISYAASLKTLQAAVERIKKALISLRPAVPV is encoded by the exons ATGGTAAAAGCATTCAGGGAACGGCGGGATTTCTTGGTTAAAAGCTTTGGACAATTGAAGGGTGTCAAGATATCAGAACCCCGG GGAGCTTTCTATCTCTTCATTGATTTCAGCTCTTACTATGGAGGTGAGGCTGAGGGATTTGGCAAAATTGAGAATTCCGAGTCCCTCTGCCGGTATCTGTTGGACAAGGGTCAG GTTGCGCTAGTCCCAGGGGATGCATTTGGGGATGACAGCTGCATCCGGATCTCATATGCAGCATCACTCAAAACCCTTCAGGCAGCGGTGGAGAGAATTAAGAAAGCACTCATCTCACTCAGGCCTGCTGTCCCTGTTTGA
- the LOC132166303 gene encoding L-ascorbate oxidase-like: protein MVEILQYRRIMLKQLALCLLTSLMFVQIAEARIRYYKWDVKYEYKSPDCYKKLAITINGGTPGPTILAQQGDTVIVEVKNNLMLENLAIHWHGIRQIGTPGMDGTEGVTQCPILPGDTFKYEFKVDRPGTYLYHAHYGMQREAGLYGSIRVSLPDGETEPFAYDYDRSIILNDWYHKSTYEQATGLNSLPFVWVGEPQSLLIQGRGKFNCSSAPSAPGVCNASNPECSPYVMIVIPGKTYRLRVASLTALSALSFQIEGHNMTVVEADGHYVEPFVVKNLFIYSGETYSVLIKADQDPSRNYWMTTNVVGRLPNTTAGLAILNYYPNHLRRSPPTTPPAGPIWNDTAPRLAQSQAIKARQGFISTPPATSDRTIVFLNTQNLVNGYTRWAVNKVSFTLPHTPYLVAEKYHLRHVFNQSSPPNGYDFQNYDIYSANKTNATLNDAIYRLQFNSTVDIILQNANSMTNNTSETHPWHLHGHDFWVLGYGTGKFDIYNDPRNYNLVNPIMKNTVPVHRYGWTALRFKADNPGVWLFHCHIESHFHMGMGVVFEEGIEKVGNLPSSILGCGESKGLGKP, encoded by the exons ATGGTTGAAATATTGCAATACAGAAGAATTATGTTGAAGCAGCTGGCTTTGTGTCTTTTAACCTCTTTGATGTTTGTTCAAATTGCTGAGGCCAGAATTCGGTATTACAAATGGGATGTAAAGTATGAGTACAAGTCCCCCGATTGCTATAAGAAGCTTGCTATCACTATCAATGGCGGAACTCCAGGACCCACAATCTTGGCTCAGCAAGGCGACACCGTCATTGTTGAGGTGAAGAACAACCTTATGCTAGAGAACCTTGCAATCCATTGGCATGGGATCCGACAG ATTGGAACTCCTGGGATGGATGGAACAGAGGGGGTGACCCAATGTCCAATATTGCCTGGGGATACTTTCAAATACGAGTTTAAAGTTGATAGG CCTGGAACTTACCTGTACCACGCTCACTATGGAATGCAAAGAGAAGCAGGTCTATATGGGTCAATCCGTGTATCACTTCCCGATGGAGAGACAGAACCGTTTGCATATGATTATGATCGAAGCATCATCCTCAACGATTGGTACCACAAAAGCACTTATGAACAAGCCACTGGATTGAACTCCCTTCCTTTTGTCTGGGTTGGGGAGCCTCAG TCGCTTCTTATTCAAGGAAGAGGAAAATTCAACTGCTCTAGTGCACCCTCTGCACCGGGGGTTTGTAATGCATCAAATCCTGAATGCTCTCCTTATGTAATGATTGTAATCCCTGGAAAAACGTATCGACTGAGAGTCGCAAGCTTGACTGCTCTGTCAGCCCTCAGTTTTCAAATAGAG GGTCATAATATGACTGTGGTTGAAGCGGATGGGCACTATGTGGAGCCATTTGTGGTGAAAAACCTGTTCATATACTCTGGAGAGACATACTCTGTTCTTATAAAAGCCGATCAAGACCCTTCAAGAAATTATTGGATGACAACAAACGTGGTTGGCCGACTTCCTAATACCACAGCAGGTTTAGCCATTCTCAATTACTATCCAAACCATCTAAGGCGATCTCCTCCAACAACTCCACCAGCCGGCCCCATTTGGAATGACACTGCACCCAGATTGGCTCAAAGTCAAGCCATTAAGGCTCGCCAAGGTTTCATATCCACCCCTCCCGCAACCTCAGACAGAACCATCGTGTTTCTCAACACACAGAATCTCGTCAATGGTTATACGCGCTGGGCGGTGAATAAAGTCTCTTTCACCCTCCCCCACACGCCTTACCTTGTTGCAGAAAAGTACCACCTACGCCATGTCTTCAATCAGTCCTCGCCGCCTAATGGGTACGACTTTCAAAACTATGACATTTACAGCGCTAACAAGACGAATGCCACTTTGAACGATGCCATTTATCGGCTACAATTCAACTCGACAGTGGATATTATACTGCAAAATGCAAACTCCATGACTAATAACACCAGCGAGACACATCCATGGCATCTCCACGGGCACGATTTTTGGGTCCTAGGCTACGGAACTGGCAAGTTTGACATATATAACGATCCAAGGAATTACAATTTGGTGAATCCAATAATGAAGAACACAGTGCCTGTTCATCGCTATGGTTGGACTGCTTTGAGGTTTAAGGCAGATAATCCGGGCGTGTGGCTTTTCCATTGCCATATAGAGTCTCACTTCCACATGGGTATGGGAGTGGTTTTTGAAGAAGGGATTGAGAAGGTGGGAAATTTGCCTTCTTCTATTTTGGGCTGCGGTGAGTCCAAAGGATTGGGGAAGCCATAG